The window GGCCACGCTGTCCGGCGTGACGAAGGCGGCCATCCTGCTGATGCAGGTGCCGCGGGACGACTCCGCGCGGATTCTGGCGCAGATGCGGGACACCGAGGTCGAGGCCGTGACGGCCGAGATCGTGCGCCTGCAGCACGTGGACTCCGAGCTCGCGGACAAGGTCATCACCGAGTTCCGCGAGATGGCGGCCGCGCGGCACGTCGTGCTGGAAGGTGGTGTCCGCTACGCACGCGACCTGCTCGCGGGCGCGCTCGGCGAGGAGAAGGCGGACGAGGTCATCGGCCGGATCTCCGCGTCGATGAAGGAGATCCCCTTCGAGTTCCTCCGCCGCGCGGACCCGCGGCAGATCCTGTCCTACCTCTCGGACGAGCACCCGCAGACGATCGCGCTCGTCCTGGCGCACATGAGCGCCGACCAGGCCTCCCTGGTGCTGGGCGGGCTCGCGCCGGAGCTGCAGGCCGACGTGGCGCACCGCATCGCGGTCATGGACCGGACGTCGCCGGAGATCATCACCTCGGTCGAGGCGTCGTTGAAGCGGCGCCTGCTCTCGGTGCTCGCGACCAGCGAGTTCTCCGAGGTCGGCGGCATCTCGCCGCTGGTGGACATCATCAGCCGCGCGGACCGCTCGACGGAGAAGCTGATCCTCGAAGGTCTGGAGGGGCGCGACCCCGACCTCGCGGACGAGATCCGCAGCCACATGTTCATGTTCAAGGACATCGTCGGCCTGGACGACCGGAGCGTTCAGCTGGTCCTCCGTCAGATCGACACCAGCACGCTCGCCACCGCGCTCAAGGGCGTCAGCGAGGACGTCAAGGAGAAGATCCTGAAGAACATCTCCGAACGGGCCGCCGAGAACCTCCTCGAGGAGATCGACCTGCTCGGTCCGGTGCGCCTGCGCACCGTGGAGGAGGCCCAGGCCTCGATCGTCCAGAGCATCCGTTCCCTCGAGGAGTCCGGCGAGCTCGTGATGCGACGGGAGTCCGACGATGACTTCGTCTCCTGAGCTTCCCTCCCGCCTGATGCGCGGGACCGCGGCGGCCGACCTGCCCGCGGCACCGCTGGAGGGACTGCTCGACCCCCTGCAACGCACGGCGCTCGAGGAGCTGTCCGCGGAGACGCGGGCCGCGGCGCGGGCCGAGGGCTACGCCGTCGGGTGGGCCCAGGGCCGGCGGGCCGCGGACGAGGCCGCCCGCGAGGAGTCCGCGCGGTTCGCCACCGAGCGTGCCGTGGCCGCCGAGCGGTCCGACCTCGAACTGCTGAACGCGCTGCGGGCGCTGACGGCGGCCGCTGACTCTCTCGAGGCTCGGGCCGTCGTGCCCGCGCAGGAGCTGACGGACGCGATCGTGCGCGGCGCCGTCGAGCTCGCGGAGAGCCTGCTCGGCCGGGAGCTGACGCTCGCGACCGACCCCGGTCTCGACGCGATCCGGCGAGCGCTGGTGCTGCTTCCGCAGAACCGGTCGGTCACCGCGCGACTGCATCCTGACGATGCGTCAGCGACACGCGCCGCGCTGGCCTCGGCCGACCTCGGTCGTGAGGTGCTCGTCGTCGCCGACCCGAACGTCGAGCGTGGCGGGGCGGTCGTCGACTGCGACGCCACCCGTGTCGACGCCCAGCTCGGACCGGCCCTGGAGCGCGTTCGGGCGGTGCTGGGGCTGTGACGACCATGTTCGCTGCTGACGTCCTCGCCGCCGCGCGCCCGCGTGCGACCGGTCTGGTGACGGGTGTCGTCGGGCTGGTCGTCGACGTCGTCGGCGTCGAGGCCGCGGTCGGTGAGCTCGTGATGCTGGGGCCGGACGAGATCCCGGCGGAGGTCGTGGCGGTGCGCCCGGCGACCGCCGAGGGCAGCCGCCTCGCGTGCATGCCGCTGGGCTCGACGAACGGCATCCGCGCCGGACACCCCGCGCGGGGCACCGGCTCCGCGCTGACCGTCGGCGTCGGGGAGGCGCTGCGCGGTCGCGTGCTCGACGGCCTCGGCTCGCCGATCGACGGTCGGCCGCTGCCGGCCGGGCTCGAGCGCGTCCCCGTCGAGGCCGACGCCCCGCACCCGCTGCGGCGCGGCCGGGTGAACGAACCGCTGTCGGTCGGCGTCCGCGCCCTCGACACGCTGGTGCCCGTCGGCCGTGGTCAGCGCATCGGCATCTTCGCCGGGTCCGGCGTCGGTAAGTCCTCGCTGCTGTCGATGATCACGCGCGGCACCGAGGCGGCGGTGACCGTCGTGTGCCTGGTCGGCGAGCGTGGCCGTGAGGTCCGCGAGTTCCTGGAGAACGACCTGGGGCCCGAGGGCCTCGCGCGCGCCGTCGTGGTCGTCGCGACCTCGGACGCGCCGCCGATGGTGCGTCTGCGCGCGCCGTTCGTCGCGACGCGGATCGCCGAGCACCTGCGCGACTCCGGCCAGGACGTCCTGCTGCTGATGGACTCGCTGACCCGCCTGGCCTACGCCCAGCGCGAGGTCGGGCTCTCCGCCGGCGAGCCGCCGGCCACCCGCGGGTACCCGCCGTCGGTGTTCGCGCTGCTGCCGCGGCTGCTGGAGCGGGCGGGCCCGGGCGAGACCGGGTCGATCACCGGCATCTACACCGTCCTCGTCGACGGTGACGACCACAACGAGCCGGTCTCGGACGCAGCGCGGTCGATCCTCGACGGGCACGTCACCCTGACCCGGCGCCTCGCGACCGCCGGGCACTTCCCCAGCATCGACGTGCTGGAGTCGGTGTCCCGCGTCTCCGGCGCGGTGACGACGCCGGAGCAGCGCGCGCTCGCGACCGAACTGCGCCGGCTGATGGCCGCGCACCGCGACGCCCGCGACCTGATCGAGATCGGCGCCTACGTGGCCGGGACGAACCCGGTCGTCGACCGGGCGCGCGAGCTCGCCCCGGCGATCGACGCGTTCCTGCGCCAGGACCTGCACGGGCAGACCTCCGCCACCGAGGCGTGGACCGCGCTGTCCGCGCTGCTCGGGGGTGCGGCATGAGATTCCTGCTCGGCACCGTGCTCAAGGTGCGCAAGCTGCGCGAGGACATCGCGAAGGCCGAGGCCGCCGCGGCCCAGGCCGCGTCCCACCGCGCCGCGACCGACTTCGCCCGCCGCGAGGCGGCGCTCGCCGGCCGACCCGAGCCCGGCACGGCCGAGGCGTCGCAATGGCTCGCGGCCCGCGCGGCGTTGCTGACGATGGCTTCCGACGTCGCGGTCGCCCGCGAGGTCGCGGTCGCCCGGGACGCGGACGCCGCTGCGGCCATGGCCCGCTTCGCCACCACCCGGCGTGAGCGCGAGGGTGTCGAGGATCTGGCGCAGCGTCAGAAGGAGGCGGAGCTGCGCGAACGCGAGGCCGCGGAGCAGCGGGAGGCCGACGACCGTGCCGGCGCCCGTCTCTTCGCCGCCCGGGAGGACCAGCCATGAGCATCGCCGACGTGCAGGCCCGCATGGCGGCCATCACCGCGCAGTTCGTCTCGCCGCTGCAGACCGTCGCGTCGGCGTCGGCGTCGGCGTCGACGTCGACGGCGTCGGGCTCGACCGCGACCACCTTTGCCGCCGCGCTCGCCGAGGCGACCAACTCGACCGGGGCAACCGGCGCGGGTTCGGGGGCGGGTTCCAAGGCGACCGGCACGGCCGCCGAGCTCATCGCCGACGCGAAGCGCTACCTCGGCGTCCCCTACGTCTGGGGCGGCACCAACCCCGCCAAGGGACTGGACTGCTCCGGCCTGACCCAGCTGGTCTACGGCCACGTCGGCATCGACCTGCCCCGCGTCAGCTACCAGCAGGCGAAGGAGGGCACCGCCGTGAACGGGCTCGCCAATGCCAAGCCCGGCGACCTGCTCGCCTTCGACTCCCCCGTCGACCACGTGGCGATCTACCTCGGCGACAACAAGATGATCCACGCCCCCCGGCCCGGAAAGGTCGTCGAGATCTCCGACGTCTACGAGACCCCGACCCACATCCGCCGCCTGCTCCCCGAGACCGCTCCGGTCAGCAACGCCCTGCCGGGTGGGCTGCCGAGCGGAGTGGCGAACGCCCTGGCGACCGCGCTGCCGGGCGGGACGGCGAACTCACTGCTGGCCCAGTACCCGGCCCTGG of the Sporichthya polymorpha DSM 43042 genome contains:
- a CDS encoding C40 family peptidase is translated as MSIADVQARMAAITAQFVSPLQTVASASASASTSTASGSTATTFAAALAEATNSTGATGAGSGAGSKATGTAAELIADAKRYLGVPYVWGGTNPAKGLDCSGLTQLVYGHVGIDLPRVSYQQAKEGTAVNGLANAKPGDLLAFDSPVDHVAIYLGDNKMIHAPRPGKVVEISDVYETPTHIRRLLPETAPVSNALPGGLPSGVANALATALPGGTANSLLAQYPALAAALGGSAS
- the fliG gene encoding flagellar motor switch protein FliG → MSELATLSGVTKAAILLMQVPRDDSARILAQMRDTEVEAVTAEIVRLQHVDSELADKVITEFREMAAARHVVLEGGVRYARDLLAGALGEEKADEVIGRISASMKEIPFEFLRRADPRQILSYLSDEHPQTIALVLAHMSADQASLVLGGLAPELQADVAHRIAVMDRTSPEIITSVEASLKRRLLSVLATSEFSEVGGISPLVDIISRADRSTEKLILEGLEGRDPDLADEIRSHMFMFKDIVGLDDRSVQLVLRQIDTSTLATALKGVSEDVKEKILKNISERAAENLLEEIDLLGPVRLRTVEEAQASIVQSIRSLEESGELVMRRESDDDFVS
- a CDS encoding FliI/YscN family ATPase, with protein sequence MFAADVLAAARPRATGLVTGVVGLVVDVVGVEAAVGELVMLGPDEIPAEVVAVRPATAEGSRLACMPLGSTNGIRAGHPARGTGSALTVGVGEALRGRVLDGLGSPIDGRPLPAGLERVPVEADAPHPLRRGRVNEPLSVGVRALDTLVPVGRGQRIGIFAGSGVGKSSLLSMITRGTEAAVTVVCLVGERGREVREFLENDLGPEGLARAVVVVATSDAPPMVRLRAPFVATRIAEHLRDSGQDVLLLMDSLTRLAYAQREVGLSAGEPPATRGYPPSVFALLPRLLERAGPGETGSITGIYTVLVDGDDHNEPVSDAARSILDGHVTLTRRLATAGHFPSIDVLESVSRVSGAVTTPEQRALATELRRLMAAHRDARDLIEIGAYVAGTNPVVDRARELAPAIDAFLRQDLHGQTSATEAWTALSALLGGAA
- a CDS encoding FliH/SctL family protein; amino-acid sequence: MTSSPELPSRLMRGTAAADLPAAPLEGLLDPLQRTALEELSAETRAAARAEGYAVGWAQGRRAADEAAREESARFATERAVAAERSDLELLNALRALTAAADSLEARAVVPAQELTDAIVRGAVELAESLLGRELTLATDPGLDAIRRALVLLPQNRSVTARLHPDDASATRAALASADLGREVLVVADPNVERGGAVVDCDATRVDAQLGPALERVRAVLGL